A single genomic interval of Mangifera indica cultivar Alphonso chromosome 5, CATAS_Mindica_2.1, whole genome shotgun sequence harbors:
- the LOC123216596 gene encoding uncharacterized protein LOC123216596 isoform X2, with protein sequence MMVEMNNTSRGNKNKSQHLRLTGGVGDGVGGIVLLGGGLAVGGLIAAFSIIKNRKGKNFDNSATPSNKKKNASVTSHETSKSAVTGDKTVPISDGEQEKTSDFQTENFNFSAEESSSLLAPDGPSLAKPEKLIKNECGEDLRLKETS encoded by the exons atgatgGTGGAGATGAATAATACCTCTCGTGGAAACAAGAACAAATCGCAGCACCTACGCTTAACTGGTGGAGTTGGTGATGGTGTGGGAGGAATTGTTTTGTTGGGCGGAGGTTTGGCTGTTGGAGGTTTGATTGCAGCTTTTTCAATCATCAAGAATAGAAAGGGAAAAAACTTCGACAACTCCGCCACTCCTTccaacaagaaaaagaatgcCAG CGTCACAAGCCATGAAACATCAAAGAGTGCCGTCACT GGAGATAAAACTGTGCCGATATCGGATGGAGAACAAGAGAAAACTAGCGATTTTCAGAcagaaaactttaattttagcGCTGAAGAGTCTTCTTCATTGCTAGCGCCTGATGGCCCCTCTTTGGCTAAACCAGAAAAATTGATCAAGAATGAATGTGGTGAGGATTTGCGTTTGAAGGAAACCAGTTGA
- the LOC123216411 gene encoding protein SEED AND ROOT HAIR PROTECTIVE PROTEIN-like yields MVLVSADGGYGTAPATEKPEPAETENSSSTTIGVQGMIYCKSGSELIPLEGAVARITCLSVDKRGKERAPFSVLSDATDNNGYYLVTLSPSEIKHNWRLKECKAFLEMSPSETCNVPTDINNGTSGYLLAKHRLLKNKNIILFSVWPFFFQEDITTSNGY; encoded by the exons ATGGTTCTTGTCTCAGCTGATGGTGGCTATGGAACCGCTCCCGCAACTGAAAAGCCAGAACCAGCAGAAACTGAAAACTCATCCTCCACAACCATAGGAGTTCAGGGGATGATATATTGCAAATCAGGCTCAGAACTCATCCCACTTGAAG GAGCTGTGGCAAGGATAACATGCCTATCTGTGGATAAGCGCGGCAAGGAAAGAGCACCTTTCTCAGTCTTGAGTGATGCAACTGATAATAACGGCTACTACTTGGTGACATTGTCGCCTTCAGAGATTAAACACAACTGGAGACTTAAAGAATGCAAGGCTTTTCTCGAGATGTCTCCATCAGAGACTTGCAATGTTCCCACTGACATTAACAATGGGACAAGTGGTTATCTTCTTGCTAAGCATCGCCTCCTCAAAAACAAGAATATTATACTGTTCTCCGTTTGGCCCTTCTTTTTTCAAGAAGATATAACAACCTCCAATGGCTATTGA